The genomic window AATCTGCAACAGCAAGCTGACGAAAACGTTTGCAATCATCATTGAATAATCCAATAGCTATACCATGTTTTTTCCCAGAAAGTTTAATCCAACCTAACTTTACGTTTTTTGGCATCATTGGAAAATCTTTAAAAATATGCTTTTTAGAAAATATCCTAACTGGAATAGATTCTCTATTTTCCCACAATGTTTTAATGGTTTCCTGCACAATCTGCATACTATCATCTGCAATATCTGAGCGATTTTTTTCACTACTTTCGGCAGAATCTATTTTCTTGCTAGATTGCACTTCGTCTTGCATATTCCTCGTTCTTTCGTTTTAAAGCCAACTACTATTTTCGTAAAACCCGTAAAACTAAATATTTAAGTGATTTCCATACGTGTTGCATTTATTCTTACTCAAACATTTTAAGTATAGCTGATTATCGGTTCGAAAAACACAATTAGAAGTAGAATATGTTTTAACTCTTTTAGAACAAAATCAAATTATATTTCATTTCAATCTTGTTTTAATCTAACATGTGAATGCTTTAATTGCTTTTAAAGTTTAAAAATATAAATTTTATTAACTTCACTTATGCAAATTCACGCATGCACCAGAAATAATCTTAGCTAAACCGTCCATAATTTGATCCACTGGAGAAGCTGCTCTCCAGTTTAAATACAGCGAACGATATGGTTTTGGATCTTTAAACTCGCGAATTGTTAATCCTGATGGCTGAACAATTGGAGGAAGAATAGAAAGACGCGGAAGCAAAGTCACATCTTTACTTCCAACAACCATGTATCGTAAGGTTTCCAAAGACGTAGCATAAAATTCAGACTGTTTTGCACCAACTTTTTGACATACATCTATCATGCTTCTACGCATGCAATGACCATCTTCTAAAAGTAGCACTTTTTGGCTAGACAATTGCGAAACATCAATCGGAGTTTTTTCATGACCAAACTGCGAATTTGTAGAAGCAGCCAATAAAAAGTCCTCGTCAAAAATATGTTTTACTTTCAAAGAAGATTCATTTAATTGCTCGCTTAATATTGCGCCATCAATCTGACCACTATGCAACATTTCTACAAGGCTAGCAGACTTTTCTTCAACAAATCGAATATTAAAATTCGGCTTAACTTTACGCAAAACTGGCATTATTCTTGGCAAAAGATAAGGGCATAATGTTGGAAAAACGCCTAAAACTATAGTAGATGACCATGGGTCTTCTAATCGCCTTGCTGCTTGATAAATACTTGAAACGTCGGCATGAATACGCTTTGCATAATACACGACTTCTCTGCCTGCTGGAGTTAGAATTTGCTTTCCAGGAGTTCTTTCAATAAGACAAACTCCAAGCAAATCTTCTAACTTTTTAATTTGCGTAGACAACGTTGGTTGAGAAACGTGCATACGTTCAGCTGCTTTTGTAAAACTTTCCTCTTTTGCAAAAGCAATTAAGTATTCAAGTGATTTAATGTTCACGTAATCATCTTTCTTATTAAAAGTAGTAAGAATATAATATATATAAATTTTAAGTATCAAAAGCTTATGCGTTAAAAGTTAATCTAGTTTTACACATTTCTAATTAGATAGTCGAATGCACTAAGAGCCGCGTTTGCTCCAGATCCATATGCTGTAACAATTTGCTTATAAGGCTCATCTGTGCAATCGCCAGCAGCAAAAATGCCATGAACACTCGTGCACCCTTTTCTATCTGTTACTATTTCCGAACGATTATTTAAGCTTAGTTTGTTTGAAATCCATTTAGTATTTGGCATTAAACCAATTTGAACAAACACGCCGTCTGTGTGCAAAATTTTCTCACTATTTTCACCATTATTAGCATTGCGATCTTTATAACGTACTGCAATAACCTTTGTTCCGTCTCCTTCTATAGAACTAAGAGCAGCACCTATTATTACAGTAGTATTAGAAAGATTATTTAGAGCATTAACTAATATTTGATCTGCTTTAAGCGTGTTCATATACTCGATTAGAGTAACGTGATTTGCAACACCTGCTAAGTCTATTGCAGCTTCGACTCCAGAATTTCCTCCGCCAACAACTACAACATTCTTATTTTTAAATAATGGACCATCGCAATGCGGACAGAACGACACTCCCTTGTTTCTATATTCGTCTTCCCCAGGAATGCCAAGTGTTCTCCATGTAGCGCCTGTTGCAATAATCACTGCTTTAGCTTTTAAGCTTCCGCCAGATTTAGTACTAATTGTGTGCAATCCGTAAGATTCTTCAGCAATATCTAAAGATGTAGCCCAATCGGGAGTAAATACGTCAATGTCATATTGAGCAATGTGGTTTGTTAAATCGTTAGCAAGCTTTGCGCCTGTTGTGTGCGTTTGCGAAATATGATTTTCAATGCTTTCTGTTTCAACAACTTGACCGCCTCTGTGGTCCATAATCATTGCTGTTTTAAGGCCTTTTCTAGCTGTGTAAATCGCTGCGGCGCTTGCAGCAGGGCCTCCACCTACAAGAATAACGTCGTACGGATTTTTGGCGTTCATTTTTTGTGCTAGTGAAGAATCGCCAGAAACCTTAGAATTGCTTGAATCGCTATTTTCCTCTTGACTTAAAAGAATCGCAACTAATTCGTCTATAGATGATCTTCCAGAAGAAATCATCTTTCCGTTTTCAAAAACTGCAGGAACACTCATTACGCCAAGAGAATCTACCTCGTCTTTAAAAGCGCTCCCTTCTACAGCAATATGTTTTACTTTAGGATTAATAATCGAAATTGTATTAAGCGATTGAACAACCTCTGGGCAATTAATGCAAGTAACAGACATGTATGTTGTAACTTCATGACTTCCAATGCTCAAAATTGCTTTGCGCTGACCATCGCTTATTTTGGGAGCGTAACCGCTTACTTGCAAAATCGCTAAAACTAAAGAGCTAAACTCGTGTCCAAGAGGTAAACCAGCAAAGCTTACAGACACATTAGTTTGTGGATTAAGTACTGCGAAACTTGGTTTGCGATTTACGCGACTTTTATCACCTTCTATAACAGTGATTTTGCTGCTTTGATCTGCTACTTCATTTAAAAGCTCAATAACTTTTTGAGAATTTTTACTACTATCAACATATGCAACAAGATTAATAGGATTAACCATTTTTGTTAGTAATCCAGCAAGTTGAGTAGTTAAGTTTGAATCCAATAAAGACATTATTTTCACTTTCTATTCTTAAGTAGCAGATCTTTAGCAGTAAATTAATTATTAGAAAATCAGACTTTTAAAAAATCAGATCTTCCCAACCAAGTCAATAGATGGAGCAAGTGTTTCTTCTCCCTGCTCCCACTTTGCTGGACATACTTCTCCTGGATGGGCTGCAATAAATTGAGCAGCTTTAACTTTGCGAAGCATCTCATCTGCATTTCTGCCGATTCCATCTGCTGTCATCTCGTAGAATTGAATATTTCCTTGAGGATCAACCAAGAATGTTGCGCGATGAGCTAAACCAGATTCCTCATTCAAAGCATTAAAGTTTTTAGAGAGCGCGCCGTTTGGATCTCCAAGCATTGTGTATTTTACTTTTGCAATAGCTTTAGAGTCATCGTGCCAAGCTTTGTGAACAAAATGAGTGTCTGTTGAAACAGAATAAACTTCTACGCCTAATTTTTGAAGATCTTCGTAGTGATTTGCAAGATCTTCAAGCTCTGTTGGGCACACAAACGAAAAGTCTGCTGGATAGAAGAAGAATATAGCCCACTTTCCAAGAACATCATTA from Gardnerella vaginalis ATCC 14018 = JCM 11026 includes these protein-coding regions:
- a CDS encoding LysR substrate-binding domain-containing protein — protein: MNIKSLEYLIAFAKEESFTKAAERMHVSQPTLSTQIKKLEDLLGVCLIERTPGKQILTPAGREVVYYAKRIHADVSSIYQAARRLEDPWSSTIVLGVFPTLCPYLLPRIMPVLRKVKPNFNIRFVEEKSASLVEMLHSGQIDGAILSEQLNESSLKVKHIFDEDFLLAASTNSQFGHEKTPIDVSQLSSQKVLLLEDGHCMRRSMIDVCQKVGAKQSEFYATSLETLRYMVVGSKDVTLLPRLSILPPIVQPSGLTIREFKDPKPYRSLYLNWRAASPVDQIMDGLAKIISGACVNLHK
- the ahpF gene encoding alkyl hydroperoxide reductase subunit F; translated protein: MSLLDSNLTTQLAGLLTKMVNPINLVAYVDSSKNSQKVIELLNEVADQSSKITVIEGDKSRVNRKPSFAVLNPQTNVSVSFAGLPLGHEFSSLVLAILQVSGYAPKISDGQRKAILSIGSHEVTTYMSVTCINCPEVVQSLNTISIINPKVKHIAVEGSAFKDEVDSLGVMSVPAVFENGKMISSGRSSIDELVAILLSQEENSDSSNSKVSGDSSLAQKMNAKNPYDVILVGGGPAASAAAIYTARKGLKTAMIMDHRGGQVVETESIENHISQTHTTGAKLANDLTNHIAQYDIDVFTPDWATSLDIAEESYGLHTISTKSGGSLKAKAVIIATGATWRTLGIPGEDEYRNKGVSFCPHCDGPLFKNKNVVVVGGGNSGVEAAIDLAGVANHVTLIEYMNTLKADQILVNALNNLSNTTVIIGAALSSIEGDGTKVIAVRYKDRNANNGENSEKILHTDGVFVQIGLMPNTKWISNKLSLNNRSEIVTDRKGCTSVHGIFAAGDCTDEPYKQIVTAYGSGANAALSAFDYLIRNV
- the ahpC gene encoding alkyl hydroperoxide reductase subunit C, whose translation is MSLIGTHILPFKVNGYKNGEFVEVSDNDVLGKWAIFFFYPADFSFVCPTELEDLANHYEDLQKLGVEVYSVSTDTHFVHKAWHDDSKAIAKVKYTMLGDPNGALSKNFNALNEESGLAHRATFLVDPQGNIQFYEMTADGIGRNADEMLRKVKAAQFIAAHPGEVCPAKWEQGEETLAPSIDLVGKI